DNA sequence from the Mycobacteriales bacterium genome:
CCCCGACCAGGTCAAGGCGCTGCTGGTCGGCACGGCCACCCCGATGCCCGGCGGGGCGATGCTCGACCTCGCTGCCGCGCTGCGGGCCCCGACGCCGTCGAGCGCACTGGCCCGGCAGGCCTTCGCGCCCTCCCGCGGCGACGGCAGCCTCGACGCGGCCCGCGGCACGATGCGCCTCGTCGCCCCCGACGGCAGCGTCCTGCGCGGCGAGCAGGACGTCATCGGTGCGCCGTTCGACGCGGCGGCACACGCCGCGGCGTCGGCCGACGGGACCGCCTGGGTCGACGGCACCTGGAACGGCGCGGTCTGGACCGGCGCCGCGGCGGGTGACACCGACTGGGCGAGCAGCACCTGGGCCAGCTCGACCTGGGGCTCCTCGACGTGGGGCTCCTCGACGTGGGCGAGCAGTACGTGGGCCAGCTCGACGTGGGCGAGCAGCACGTGGGCCAGCTCGACCTGGGCCAGCAGCACCTGGGCCTCCTCGAACTGGGCGTCCTCGACCTGGGCCTCGTCCACGTGGGCCTCCTCGAACTGGGCCTGACGGGCGACTCCAGCATCCCCGCGCACCTGCCGATGCCCTAGGGACGCGGCACCGGGGGAGGGAACGCGATGAGCGCACGCGTGCCGACCCGCCATCCAGCGCTGCGGGTCGTCCCGTTCATCGGCGCGCTCATCGGCGCGGCGGTCGCCGCTGCCTACGTGCTCGGTGATGCCGAGGCCGTCGCGGCCGAGCGGCTCGAGATCCCCTGGTGGGTCCTGCTCGGCCTGTTCGCCGGGGTCGAGGTCTTCGTCCTCCACGTCCAGATCAAGCGCGAGGCCCGCACGGTCTCCATGAGCGAGATCCCGCTCGTGCTCGGCATGTTCTTCGCCCCACCGGCCGTGGTGCTCGCGGCCCGGGTCTTCGGCTCCGGCCTGGTCTACGCGCTCTACCGGCGCCAGGGGCCGCTCAAGCTGTCGTTCAACACCGCTCTCAACGCCGCGGAGACCGGGCTCGCGCTGCTCGTCTTCCGCGCGGTCCTGGGGGACGCCGACCCGACCGACCACCTCGCGTGGGCGGCGGCGTACCTCGGTGCCTGCACCGCGAGCGCGCTGGCCGGGCTGTCGGTCACCTTCGTCATCTTCCTGTTCGAGGGCGTCCTGCGCTGGCGCGACCTGCGCGCGGCCCTGCTCAAGGGCGTTCCCATGGCGGTGCTCACGACCACCGCCGGCCTGATCGCGGCCTCGTGCCTCGTGCTCGACCCCGGCACCGCCTGGCTGCTCGCGGCGGCCGCGGTCATCGTCGTCATCGCCTACCGCGCCTACGCGTCGCTGTCGGAGCGGCACCTCTCGCTCGAGCGCCTCTACCGCTTCAGCCAGGTCGTCTCCGCCACACCGGAGGTTGACGAGGTGATGCGCAGCGTGCTGGCGCAGGCCCGCGACCTGCTGCGCGCGGAGGTCGCCGAGCTCACCTTCGTCCCGACAGGGGGTGCGGGACTGAGGGTGGTCCTCGACAGCGAGGGCGTCTTGCAGCGCCAGGAGGCCGACCTCGACGACACCGACTGGCTGTGGCGCCAAGTCGTGGCCCGCAACGAGTCCGTCCTCATGAGCCGCGGCGACAAGGACCCGGCCGTGGTCGCGCACCTGGCCGCCCGCGGGATGCGCGAGGCCATCGTCGCCCCGTTGCGCGGTGAGTCCGGCGTCGTCGGCTTGGTCGCCGTCGCGGACCGGATGGGCAGCGTGCGCACCTTCGACGCCGACGACGTGCGGCTGCTCGAGACCGTCGCCAACCACGCCTCCGTGGCTCTCGAGCACGGCCGCCTCGTCGACCGGCTGCGCCACGAGGCGATGCACGACGGGCTGACCGGCCTGCCCAACCGCGCCGCCCTCGAGAGCGCCGCCCGCGACGCGCTGGTGCAGACCCGCGTCGGGGCGAGCCCTGGCGTCGCGCTGCTGCTCATGGACCTCGACGGCTTCAAGGAGGTCAACGACACCCTGGGCCACCTGCACGGCGACCTGCTGCTCAAGGTCGTCGCTGATCGGCTGCGCACGCACGCCCCCGAGACTGCTCTCGTCGCCCGGCTCGGCGGCGACGAGTTCGCCGTCCTGCTGCCCACCACCGCGCAGGTCGACGAGGCGCTCGCGGTCGGCCGCGCACTGCTCGCCAGCCTTGAGGAGCCAGCGTCGCTCGAGGACGTCCGTCTCGAGGTCGGGGCGTCGATCGGCGTCAGCGTCGCCCCCGTGGACGGCGACGAGATCGGCGCGCTGCTCAAGTGCGCCGACGTGGCGATGTACGCCGCCAAGAGCGCGTCGGCGGGCGTCGTCGCCTACCGCCGCGACCTGGACGGCCACGACCCCGCCAAGCTGCTCATCGCGACCGAGCTGCGCCGCGGCCTCGCCGACGACGAGTTGCGGGTCTACGCCCAGCCCCAGCTCGACCTGCGCAGCGGTGAGGTCGTCGGCGTCGAGGTCCTCGTGCGCTGGCAGCACCCCGAGCGGGGCCTGCTGCTGCCCGACGAGTTCGTCCCCGTCGCCGAGCGCACCGGGCTGCTGCGCCCCCTCACGGCCACCGTCCTGGGCGAGGGTGTCGCGGCCTGTGCACGGTGGTACGCCGAGGGCCGCGTGCTCGGCGTCGCGGTCAACCTCTCGCCGCGCAGCCTGCTCGACCCCGACCTCGTGGCCGACGTCGAGGCCCTGCTGCGGCTGCACCAGGTGCCGGCCCAGCTGCTCACCCTCGAGATCACCGAGGGCAGCGTGATCAGCGACCTCGCGCGGACCTCCGGGGTCCTGCAGCAGCTCGCCGACCTCGGGATCCGGCTGTCGGTCGACGACTTCGGGACCGGCTACTCCTCGCTGTCCTACCTGTCGCGGCTGCCCGTCCACGAGGTCAAGGTCGACAAGCACTTCGTGACGACGATGGCCCACGACGCGCACGACGCCGCGATCGTGCGCTCGGTGATCGACCTCGGGCAGAACCTCGGGCTGCGGGTCGTCGCCGAGGGCGTCGAGGACGCCGGCACCCTCGCGCTGCTCACCGAGCTCGGCTGCGACCTCGCGCAGGGCTACCACCTGTCGCGTGCCATGCCGCTCGACGAGCTGCCCGCCTGGCACGACGCCCACCAGGCGGCGCGGGCCGGTGCCGGGTTCACCTCGCAGCGACCGCCGGTGACCCCACTGCCGCAGGCCGGCGCGACGATCCTGTAGGCTTCCGCTCGCTTCGCCGCCCCTTTAGCTCAGTCGGCAGAGCGTCTCCATGGTAAGGAGAAGGTCTACGGTTCGATTCCGTAAAGGGGCTCCAGTACGTCTTGGCGGTGTAGCTCAGCCTGGTAGAGCAAGCGGCTCATAATCGCTGTGTCACCGGTTCAAGTCCGGTCACCGCTACCACACCCTCGTCTCTAGTAGTCTGAGGCGCGCGTACCCACACGAGTAGCACGACTGAAGAAAGCGCAGGCACCTCCGCATGGCCGCCACTGACGTCCGTCCGAAGATCACCATGGCGTGCACGGAGTGCAAGAACCGCAATTACATCACCAAGAAGAACCGGCGCAACGACCCCGACCGGCTCGACCTGAAGAAGTTCTGCCCGACCTGCCGCACCCACACGGTGCACCGCGAGACGCGCTAGTCCGCTCGCGCCCGCGCGACCTCGAGCCGACTCCCCACGGGGGGTCGGCTCTCGTCGTACCCGGGGGTCATCGGTCGGGTAGAACGCGTTGCGGTTAGGGTCGGGCGACCGATCTGACCCGGGAGTGCGCATGCCCCTCAACCGCGACTTCGTCGGCCGCACCGCGCGGTCGAAGGAGCCCTTCGAGGTGACCAGGAACGACATCCGGCGCTTCGCGCGCGCCATCGGCGACGCCAACCCCGCCTACCTCGACGTCGAGGCCGCGAAGGCGCTCGGCCACCGCGACCTGGTGGCACCTCCGACGTTCCTCATCAGCGCCAGCACCGGCGACGCGGGAGGTGGCTTCATCACCGACCCCGCGCTCGGCCTGCAGTTCCACCTCGTCGTCCACGGCGAGGAGCGCTTCGCCTTCCACCGCCCGGTCTACGCCGGTGACGTGCTCGACAGCGAGACCCGCATCGACTCCATCCGCGACGCCGGTCGCAACGAGCTCATGACGCTGGTCACCGAGGTCACCAGCGGCGGGGAGCCCGTCGCGACGGTGACCAACACGATCGTGAGCCGCGGCACCGCTGCCGAGAAGGAGGCCTGAGATGCCCCGTTACGACGACGTCGAGATCGGCACCGAGCTGCCGACCCAGAGCTTCCCGATCCAGCGCGCCAACCTCGTGCAGTACGCCGGTGCGAGCGGTGACTTCAACATCATCCACTGGAACGAGCGGGTGGCGAAGGCCGTCGGGCTGCCCAACGTCATCGCCCACGGGATGCTCACCATGGCCACCGCCGGGCGCGTCGTCACCGACTGGGTCGGCGACCCGGGGGCCCTCGTCTCCTACGGCGTCCGCTTCAGCCGCCCCGTGGTCGTCGAGGACGACGACCAGGGCGCCACCCTCACCGTCAGCGGCGTCGTCGAGGACAAGCGCCCCGCTGACGGCGCTGGCGGCGAGGTCGTCGTCGCGCTCACCGCGCGGGTCGGCGAGGACAAGGTGCTCGCGGGCGCCAAGGCGGTCGTGCGTCTCCCATGAGCGCCCGATGACCGCCCTCGGCCGGCGCGCCGCGGACCTGCTCGAGCGCTTCGACGACCACGACAGCCTCTTCTTCGAGGGCACCTGGCACCGCTCGCACGCCCTTGCCGCCAGGGCCCGACGGGCTGCCCGCGGGCTGGTCGAGCTCGGGGTGCGCCCGGGTGACCGGGTCGTGGTCTGCATGGCCAACTGCCCGGAGGTCGGGCTCGCCTACGCCGCGCTCTGGCGGGCGGGGGCGGTGCCGACCCCGGTGCTGTTCCTGCTGACCGAGGACGAGCTGCGCCACGTCGTCAGCGACTCCGGCGCCGTCGCGGCGATCACGACGCCGGAGTTCCTGCCCAAGGTGCAGGAGGCCGCGCAGGGCCTGCCGGTGGTCGTCGTGGGGGAGGGCGGCACCGCGAGCTGGGCCGACCTCGAGACCGCCGACGAGCTGCCGCTGGTCGACCGCGCTGACGACGACCTCGCCGCGCTGCTCTACACCGGTGGCACCACCGGGCGCTCCAAGGGCGTGGCGCTGCGCCACGCCGGGCTCGACGCGGCCGGTGCGGCCGCCTACGACGTCGCCTACCGCGAGGGCCGCACCACCACACTGCTGCCGCTGCCGCTCGCCCACGCCTACGGCCTCATGGTGAGCGTCGCGGGTCTGCACGCTCGCGAGCCCGGCCGCTCGGTGCTGCAGCGGTGGTTCGACCCGGTCGGCTTTCTCGACCTGGTCGAGAAGCTCGAGGTGCACAACGCCGCCTGCATCCCCGCGATGCTGCAGGCGCTGCTCGCTCAGCCGCTCGAGCAGCGGTCGCTGCCGACCTGGGACCGGGTCAGCAGCGGCGGTGCCCCGCTCGCCCGCGAGGTGGCCGAGGAGCTCGAGCGCCGGGTCCCGGGGCTCGAGGTCCGCGAGGGCTACGGCTGCACCGAGACCAGCGCGCTGATCAGCACCCAGCCGCAGGACGAGCGCCGGCTGGGCTCGGTCGGTAAGCCCGTCCCCGGCGTGGAGGTCCGCATCGACGCGCCCTCCGGTCAGGACGGCGAGATCTGCGTCCGCGGGCCGCTGGTGATGGCCGGCTACTGGCAGGACAAAGACGCGACCGACGCCGCGATCCGCGACGGGTGGTTCCACACCGGCGATGTCGGGCGGCTCGACGAGGACGGCTTCCTCTACGTCGTCGACCGCATCAAGGACCTCGTCATCCGCAACGGCTTCAACGTCTACCCCCGCGACGTCGAGGATGTCCTGCTCGCCCACCCCGACGTCACCGCGGCCGCCGTCGTCGGCGTCCCCGACGACCGGGTCGGCGAGGAGGTCGTCGCGGTCGTCTCACTGGCCCCGGGCGCCACCGTCACGGCCGAGGACCTCATCGCCTTCAGCAAGGAGCGGATCAGCGCCGCGAAGTACCCCCGCCGTATCGAGGTCGTCGACGCGGTGCCGCTCACCAGCGTCTTCAAGACCGACCGCAAGGCCGTCCGCCGGCTGCTCGGGTGAGCGCGCTCGACGACCTGCTCGCCGCGCGCGCCGTCGCCCGGGCGGGCAAGGACTTCGCCGAGAGCGACCGGCTGCGTGACGAGATCGCCGCTCTCGGCTGGGTCGTGCGCGACACCGCCGATGGCCAGGTCGTGAGCGAGAAGCCGCCGTACGAAGTCCTGGCGGGCGTGTCGGCCCTGCCGGACCGCGCTGCCGAGCCGGACTCGCCGGGCAGCGTCGCCACCCTGCTCGTCGAGGGCTGGCCCGAGGACCTGCGGACCTGCGTCGCGGCGCTGCTGGAGCACGGCCCGGCGGACCTGCGGGTGGTGCTGGTCGAGAACGGCCAGACCGACGCGGGCGCCGTCGTCCACGAGCTCGCCGCCGACCCGCGGGTCGAGGAGGTCCACCTCGACCGGGCCGGGGGCTGGGCCGAGGTCCGCAACGCGCTGGTGCGCTCCCGCACCGAGGCCGCCCACGTCGTCATGGACGTCTCGACCGTGCTCACCGGCGACGCGCTCACCCCGCTCGTCGCGGCTCTCGGCCCGGCAGCGGGGTCGGCGGCGGGGTTGGTGTCAGCGGCGGGGTGGCGGGGCGTGCACGTCGTCGACGGCTGGACCGACTTCGAGGACGTGCCCGCGGGTGCGGATCCGGTGGAGGTGGAGGCCCTGCTGTCCTACTTGCTCGTCGTGCGCCGGCAGGCTGCGCTGGAGGTGCCGCTGCCGCCCAAGGCGCGCTTCTACCGCAACGCCGACATGGAGTGGTCGTTCCTGCTGCGCGAGGCCGGTCACCGGCTCGTCGCCGTCGACGTCCCCGCCCGCCAGGACCGCCACCGCGGCTACCACGACAGCGACCCGGCCTACCGCGACAAGGAGTCGCGCAAGACCTACGACCGCTTCCTGCAGCGCTTCCGCGGCCGCGAGGAGCTCCGGCTCCCCCGCTGACCCGGTCGGCGCCCGGTCGGCGCCCGGTCGCCGGCGGGGTGGCAGCGAGGTTCGGCGTTCGCCGGACAGCGTGATCGTCTCGGGTTCACACTGGCGGCCGAGCCGCCGATGGGAGCGGTGATCCGAGCTTCAGGAGGTGGCGACCGTGCTCCCGTCCCTGCGCCTGCGCCGGTCGGCCCGCCCCGAGAGCGAGCCGGACGGGCAGCCCCGCGACGCCGTCGTGCTGTCCGGCGGGGGCAGCCTCGGCGCCGCGCAGGTCGGCGCGCTCAAGGCCCTGCTCGAGGCCGGCGTGCGACCGGACCTGTTCGTCGGCTGCTCCGTCGGTGCCCTCAACGCGGCCTACCTCGCCGCCGACCCCACCCTCGCCCGGGTCCAGGAGCTCGAGCAGGTGTGGCGACGGCTCGAGCGCAAGGACGTCTTCGGCGGCAACCGGCGGCTGCTCGCCACCCACGTGCTGCGCCGCGACGACCACCTCTACGAGCCCGACGCACTGCGCCACCTCGTCCGGACCTGGGTGCCCTTGCGCGACCTCGGGGACACCGCGGTGCCGTGCCACGTCGTCACGACCGACCTGCGCACCGGCGCGCCGTGCTGGTGGTCGGAGGGCGAGCCCGTCTCGGTCCTCACCGCGAGCGCGTGCCTGCCGGCGGTCTTCCCGCCCGTGCCGCTCGGGGGCTCGCTGCACGTCGACGGGGGAGTGACGTGCCCCGTCCCCGTCGAGCGCGCTCTCGACCTCGGGGCCGCGCGCGTCTGGGTGATCGACGTCTCGGGCGGCACGCTGGGCCGGCGCGACGACCGGATGACCGCTCTCGACGTCCTCCTCATGTCCTTCGCGATCAGCCGCTCCCACCTCGACCGGCCGGCGC
Encoded proteins:
- a CDS encoding MaoC family dehydratase N-terminal domain-containing protein, producing the protein MPLNRDFVGRTARSKEPFEVTRNDIRRFARAIGDANPAYLDVEAAKALGHRDLVAPPTFLISASTGDAGGGFITDPALGLQFHLVVHGEERFAFHRPVYAGDVLDSETRIDSIRDAGRNELMTLVTEVTSGGEPVATVTNTIVSRGTAAEKEA
- a CDS encoding MaoC/PaaZ C-terminal domain-containing protein, with translation MPRYDDVEIGTELPTQSFPIQRANLVQYAGASGDFNIIHWNERVAKAVGLPNVIAHGMLTMATAGRVVTDWVGDPGALVSYGVRFSRPVVVEDDDQGATLTVSGVVEDKRPADGAGGEVVVALTARVGEDKVLAGAKAVVRLP
- a CDS encoding patatin-like phospholipase family protein — its product is MLPSLRLRRSARPESEPDGQPRDAVVLSGGGSLGAAQVGALKALLEAGVRPDLFVGCSVGALNAAYLAADPTLARVQELEQVWRRLERKDVFGGNRRLLATHVLRRDDHLYEPDALRHLVRTWVPLRDLGDTAVPCHVVTTDLRTGAPCWWSEGEPVSVLTASACLPAVFPPVPLGGSLHVDGGVTCPVPVERALDLGAARVWVIDVSGGTLGRRDDRMTALDVLLMSFAISRSHLDRPAQLVRPGQQVVRLPRLEVGPMEMRDFTQTGRLIDAGYAAATEALSSLVPAQRTG
- the rpmG gene encoding 50S ribosomal protein L33, with amino-acid sequence MAATDVRPKITMACTECKNRNYITKKNRRNDPDRLDLKKFCPTCRTHTVHRETR
- a CDS encoding bifunctional diguanylate cyclase/phosphodiesterase codes for the protein MSARVPTRHPALRVVPFIGALIGAAVAAAYVLGDAEAVAAERLEIPWWVLLGLFAGVEVFVLHVQIKREARTVSMSEIPLVLGMFFAPPAVVLAARVFGSGLVYALYRRQGPLKLSFNTALNAAETGLALLVFRAVLGDADPTDHLAWAAAYLGACTASALAGLSVTFVIFLFEGVLRWRDLRAALLKGVPMAVLTTTAGLIAASCLVLDPGTAWLLAAAAVIVVIAYRAYASLSERHLSLERLYRFSQVVSATPEVDEVMRSVLAQARDLLRAEVAELTFVPTGGAGLRVVLDSEGVLQRQEADLDDTDWLWRQVVARNESVLMSRGDKDPAVVAHLAARGMREAIVAPLRGESGVVGLVAVADRMGSVRTFDADDVRLLETVANHASVALEHGRLVDRLRHEAMHDGLTGLPNRAALESAARDALVQTRVGASPGVALLLMDLDGFKEVNDTLGHLHGDLLLKVVADRLRTHAPETALVARLGGDEFAVLLPTTAQVDEALAVGRALLASLEEPASLEDVRLEVGASIGVSVAPVDGDEIGALLKCADVAMYAAKSASAGVVAYRRDLDGHDPAKLLIATELRRGLADDELRVYAQPQLDLRSGEVVGVEVLVRWQHPERGLLLPDEFVPVAERTGLLRPLTATVLGEGVAACARWYAEGRVLGVAVNLSPRSLLDPDLVADVEALLRLHQVPAQLLTLEITEGSVISDLARTSGVLQQLADLGIRLSVDDFGTGYSSLSYLSRLPVHEVKVDKHFVTTMAHDAHDAAIVRSVIDLGQNLGLRVVAEGVEDAGTLALLTELGCDLAQGYHLSRAMPLDELPAWHDAHQAARAGAGFTSQRPPVTPLPQAGATIL
- a CDS encoding glycosyltransferase gives rise to the protein MSALDDLLAARAVARAGKDFAESDRLRDEIAALGWVVRDTADGQVVSEKPPYEVLAGVSALPDRAAEPDSPGSVATLLVEGWPEDLRTCVAALLEHGPADLRVVLVENGQTDAGAVVHELAADPRVEEVHLDRAGGWAEVRNALVRSRTEAAHVVMDVSTVLTGDALTPLVAALGPAAGSAAGLVSAAGWRGVHVVDGWTDFEDVPAGADPVEVEALLSYLLVVRRQAALEVPLPPKARFYRNADMEWSFLLREAGHRLVAVDVPARQDRHRGYHDSDPAYRDKESRKTYDRFLQRFRGREELRLPR
- a CDS encoding AMP-binding protein, giving the protein MTALGRRAADLLERFDDHDSLFFEGTWHRSHALAARARRAARGLVELGVRPGDRVVVCMANCPEVGLAYAALWRAGAVPTPVLFLLTEDELRHVVSDSGAVAAITTPEFLPKVQEAAQGLPVVVVGEGGTASWADLETADELPLVDRADDDLAALLYTGGTTGRSKGVALRHAGLDAAGAAAYDVAYREGRTTTLLPLPLAHAYGLMVSVAGLHAREPGRSVLQRWFDPVGFLDLVEKLEVHNAACIPAMLQALLAQPLEQRSLPTWDRVSSGGAPLAREVAEELERRVPGLEVREGYGCTETSALISTQPQDERRLGSVGKPVPGVEVRIDAPSGQDGEICVRGPLVMAGYWQDKDATDAAIRDGWFHTGDVGRLDEDGFLYVVDRIKDLVIRNGFNVYPRDVEDVLLAHPDVTAAAVVGVPDDRVGEEVVAVVSLAPGATVTAEDLIAFSKERISAAKYPRRIEVVDAVPLTSVFKTDRKAVRRLLG